Proteins found in one Corynebacterium sanguinis genomic segment:
- a CDS encoding 3-isopropylmalate dehydrogenase: protein MKIAVIAGDGIGTEVMAEGLKVLRAVRDDVETTEYDLGARRYLRNGELLTDVDLDSLRAHDAILLGAIGDPARVPAGVLERGLLLPLRFSLDHFVNLRPSRLYPTAVSPLANPGDIDFVVVREGTESLYAGSGGVLRANTPHEVACEVSQNTRFGVERVVRYAFELAMQRRKHLTLVHKTNVLVNAGGLWQKTVDAVAAEYPEVTVDYNHIDATTIYMVTDPQRYDVIVTDNLFGDIITDLAGAVTGGVGQACSGNIDASRTNPSMFEPVHGSAPDIAGKGIADPTAMILSVAMMLRWLGDASAAERIESAVAADVAAREAGPVSTTEVGDRIVAALK, encoded by the coding sequence ATGAAAATTGCGGTGATCGCTGGCGACGGAATCGGCACCGAAGTCATGGCCGAAGGCCTGAAAGTGCTGCGCGCGGTACGCGACGATGTCGAGACCACCGAGTACGACCTCGGCGCCCGCCGCTACCTGCGCAACGGGGAGCTCCTGACCGACGTGGACCTGGACAGCTTGCGCGCGCACGACGCGATCCTGCTCGGCGCGATCGGCGACCCGGCCCGCGTGCCCGCCGGTGTGCTGGAGCGCGGCCTGCTGCTGCCGCTGCGCTTCTCCTTGGACCACTTCGTCAACCTGCGCCCGTCGCGGCTCTACCCGACGGCGGTCAGCCCCCTGGCCAACCCGGGCGACATCGACTTCGTTGTCGTGCGCGAGGGCACCGAGAGCCTGTATGCCGGCAGCGGTGGCGTGCTGCGCGCCAACACCCCGCACGAGGTGGCGTGCGAGGTCTCGCAGAACACCCGCTTCGGCGTCGAGCGCGTGGTGCGCTACGCCTTCGAGCTGGCCATGCAGCGCCGCAAGCACCTCACGCTGGTACACAAGACCAACGTCCTGGTTAATGCCGGCGGGCTGTGGCAGAAGACGGTTGACGCCGTCGCCGCCGAGTACCCGGAGGTCACGGTCGACTACAACCACATCGACGCCACCACGATCTACATGGTCACCGACCCGCAGCGTTACGACGTCATCGTCACCGACAACCTCTTCGGCGACATCATCACCGACCTCGCCGGCGCGGTTACCGGCGGCGTCGGTCAGGCGTGCTCCGGCAACATCGACGCCTCGCGCACCAACCCGTCCATGTTCGAGCCGGTCCACGGTTCCGCCCCGGATATCGCGGGCAAGGGCATCGCCGACCCGACGGCGATGATTCTGTCGGTCGCCATGATGCTGCGCTGGCTTGGCGACGCATCCGCCGCCGAGCGGATCGAGTCAGCCGTCGCCGCCGACGTCGCCGCGCGCGAGGCCGGCCCCGTGAGCACCACGGAGGTTGGTGACCGCATCGTCGCGGCGCTGAAGTAG
- a CDS encoding YbdD/YjiX family protein, producing MVLKVINGVTWYIKELMGDNDYAKYCAHLAAHHPGAEPPTEKEYWKQRWARESANPGSRCC from the coding sequence ATGGTGCTCAAAGTGATCAACGGGGTGACCTGGTACATCAAGGAGCTCATGGGTGATAACGACTACGCCAAGTACTGCGCGCACCTCGCCGCGCACCACCCGGGTGCCGAGCCGCCGACGGAGAAAGAGTACTGGAAGCAGCGCTGGGCGCGCGAGTCCGCAAACCCCGGTAGCCGGTGCTGCTAG
- a CDS encoding carbon starvation CstA family protein, with amino-acid sequence MSVKVNGLRERPDADRLEISTTPDGREHVVGVRPKKAIGTVERVVIAIAAVIAALGWAVLALNRDEEISSVWLVLAAIGSYIIGYTLYARLIEYNVVKPRNTRATPAEYIDDGKDFVSTDRRVLFGHHFAAIAGAGPLVGPVMAAQMGYLPGTLWIIIGVVFAGAVQDYLVLWVSTRRRGRSLGQMISDEVGRVGGAAGIFATMVIMVIIIAVLALIVVNALADSPWGVFSIAMTIPIALFMGCYTRFIRPGRVAEVSAIGVILLLAAIIGGGYVADTAWGAEVFTLSKTALAFALIIYGVVAAILPVWLLLAPRDYLSTFMKVGVVALLAVAIIIDRPMIQMPAITSFAIEGNGPVFAGSLFPFLFITIACGALSGFHALISSGTTPKLIEKESHMRTIGYGSMLVESFVAVMAMITAVILNRHLYFAVNSPAAVTQGTPEGAAEFVATLNLPGDPITAQQLAETANAIGEATVVSRTGGAPTFALGMSEIMTNLLGNEALQAFWYHFAIMFEALFILTTVDAGTRVARFMMSDTLGSVPGLGKFKDQSWTIGSWISTFVVCGLWGAILVMGVTDPLGGINVLFPLFGIANQLLAAIALTLVTVVLVKKGLYKWVWIPVVPLVFDLVVTLTASWQKIFHSNPAIGYFAQNARFRDAKAQGLTEFGNAKSPEAIDAVIRNTYIQGALSILFASLVVIVVITALVAVVKALRAQSAGLRVPTSEEPDHPSTRFIPRGMAASAEEKRVAEELGLTLASSGGAH; translated from the coding sequence ATGAGCGTAAAAGTCAACGGGCTGCGCGAGAGGCCGGACGCGGACAGGCTTGAGATCTCAACGACGCCCGACGGGCGCGAGCACGTCGTTGGGGTTCGGCCGAAAAAGGCCATCGGAACTGTCGAGCGCGTCGTCATCGCCATCGCGGCCGTCATCGCGGCGCTGGGCTGGGCGGTGCTCGCGCTCAACCGCGATGAGGAGATCAGCTCGGTATGGCTCGTGCTCGCCGCGATTGGCTCCTACATCATCGGCTACACGCTCTACGCCCGTCTGATCGAATACAACGTGGTCAAGCCGCGCAACACCCGCGCGACCCCAGCCGAGTACATCGACGACGGTAAGGACTTCGTCTCCACCGACCGGCGCGTGCTGTTTGGCCACCACTTCGCCGCCATCGCCGGCGCCGGCCCGCTCGTCGGGCCCGTCATGGCCGCCCAGATGGGGTATCTGCCGGGCACGCTGTGGATCATCATCGGCGTCGTGTTCGCGGGTGCTGTGCAGGACTACCTGGTGCTGTGGGTCTCCACGCGACGGCGCGGCCGCTCGCTGGGGCAGATGATCAGCGACGAGGTCGGCCGCGTCGGCGGCGCCGCCGGCATCTTCGCCACGATGGTGATCATGGTCATCATCATTGCGGTGCTCGCCTTGATCGTGGTCAACGCCCTGGCCGATTCGCCGTGGGGCGTGTTCTCCATCGCCATGACCATCCCGATCGCGCTGTTCATGGGCTGCTATACCCGCTTTATCCGCCCGGGCCGAGTCGCCGAGGTCTCCGCCATCGGCGTGATCCTGCTCCTGGCCGCCATCATCGGCGGGGGCTACGTCGCCGACACCGCCTGGGGTGCGGAGGTGTTCACCCTGTCGAAGACGGCGCTGGCGTTCGCGCTGATCATCTACGGCGTTGTTGCGGCAATCTTGCCGGTGTGGTTGCTGCTCGCGCCGCGCGACTACCTGTCGACGTTTATGAAGGTCGGCGTCGTGGCGCTGCTTGCGGTGGCGATCATCATCGACCGCCCGATGATCCAGATGCCGGCGATTACCTCCTTCGCCATCGAGGGCAACGGGCCGGTGTTCGCCGGGTCGCTGTTCCCGTTTTTGTTCATCACCATCGCCTGCGGCGCCCTGTCGGGCTTTCATGCACTGATTTCCTCGGGCACCACCCCGAAGCTGATTGAAAAAGAATCGCACATGCGCACCATCGGCTACGGCTCCATGTTGGTGGAGTCCTTCGTCGCGGTGATGGCGATGATCACCGCGGTGATCCTGAACCGCCACCTGTACTTCGCGGTAAACTCTCCAGCTGCGGTGACGCAGGGTACGCCGGAGGGCGCGGCGGAATTCGTCGCTACGCTCAACCTGCCGGGCGACCCGATTACGGCGCAGCAGCTCGCCGAGACCGCCAACGCCATCGGGGAGGCCACCGTGGTTTCCCGCACCGGCGGCGCGCCGACGTTCGCGCTCGGAATGTCCGAGATCATGACCAACCTGCTGGGCAACGAGGCGTTGCAGGCGTTTTGGTACCACTTCGCGATCATGTTTGAGGCGCTGTTCATTCTCACCACCGTCGATGCCGGCACCCGCGTAGCCAGGTTCATGATGTCGGACACGCTCGGTTCCGTGCCGGGTCTGGGCAAGTTCAAAGACCAGTCCTGGACGATTGGGTCGTGGATTTCCACTTTCGTGGTGTGCGGCCTGTGGGGCGCGATCCTGGTCATGGGCGTGACCGACCCGCTCGGCGGCATTAACGTGTTGTTCCCGCTGTTCGGCATCGCCAACCAGCTCCTCGCCGCGATCGCTCTGACCCTGGTCACCGTCGTGCTGGTGAAGAAGGGGCTGTACAAGTGGGTGTGGATACCGGTTGTCCCGCTCGTGTTCGACCTCGTGGTTACGCTGACCGCGAGCTGGCAGAAGATCTTCCACTCCAACCCGGCGATTGGCTACTTCGCGCAGAACGCGCGCTTCCGTGACGCGAAGGCTCAAGGGCTGACCGAGTTTGGCAACGCGAAGTCACCCGAGGCGATCGACGCGGTGATCCGAAACACCTACATCCAGGGCGCGCTGTCCATCCTGTTCGCCTCCCTGGTTGTCATCGTGGTGATCACGGCACTTGTGGCCGTCGTCAAGGCTCTGCGAGCGCAATCGGCGGGGTTGCGCGTGCCCACGAGCGAGGAGCCGGACCACCCGTCGACGCGGTTCATCCCGCGCGGCATGGCGGCCAGCGCCGAGGAGAAGCGCGTCGCCGAGGAGCTGGGGCTCACGCTCGCCTCGAGTGGGGGTGCGCACTAG
- the serA gene encoding phosphoglycerate dehydrogenase yields the protein MSKPVVLIADKLAPSTVDALGDGVEVRWVDGPNRAELLAAVPEADALLVRSATTVDREVIEAAPQLKIIGRAGVGLDNVDIDAATERGVMVANAPTSNIHSACEHAIALLLATARQIPAADKTLRDAEWKRSAFKGVEVFGKTVGIVGFGHIGQLFAQRLAAFDTTIIAYDPYANPARAAQLGVELVELEELMSTADFVTIHLPKTKETAGMFNADLLAKSKQGQIIINAARGGLVDEQALADAIVSGRIRGAGFDVYASEPCTDSPLFGLDQVVVTPHLGASTEEAQDRAGTDVADSVLKALRGEFVADAVNITGGRVGEEVASWLDLSRKLGLLAGKLLDAAPVSLHVTSRGELSTEDVDTLGLSAVRGLFSGIVSEPVTFVNAPTIAESRGLEYTVDTASEARSHRSALEVQVASASGEVATVTGALTGLERVEKIVNINGRGVDMRAEGRNLFLRYTDAPGALGKVGSTLGEAGINIEAAALTQAAKGDGAVLILRVEREVPEELEAAIASSIDASSIQIDLS from the coding sequence GTGTCCAAACCAGTCGTGCTCATCGCTGACAAGCTCGCCCCCTCCACCGTCGACGCGCTCGGAGATGGGGTTGAGGTCCGCTGGGTGGATGGCCCCAACCGCGCCGAGCTGCTCGCCGCAGTGCCCGAGGCCGACGCGCTTCTCGTGCGCTCCGCCACCACCGTGGACCGCGAAGTGATCGAGGCTGCCCCGCAGCTCAAGATCATCGGCCGCGCCGGCGTTGGTCTGGACAACGTCGACATCGACGCCGCCACCGAGCGCGGCGTGATGGTAGCCAACGCCCCGACCTCGAACATCCACTCCGCCTGCGAGCACGCGATCGCGCTGCTTCTGGCCACCGCCCGCCAGATTCCGGCAGCCGACAAGACGCTGCGCGACGCCGAGTGGAAGCGCTCCGCGTTCAAGGGCGTCGAGGTCTTCGGCAAGACCGTCGGCATCGTCGGTTTCGGCCACATCGGCCAGCTCTTCGCCCAGCGCCTCGCCGCTTTCGACACCACGATCATCGCCTACGACCCGTACGCCAACCCGGCCCGCGCGGCGCAGCTCGGCGTTGAGCTCGTGGAGCTCGAGGAGCTCATGTCTACGGCCGACTTCGTCACCATTCACCTGCCCAAGACGAAGGAAACCGCGGGCATGTTCAACGCGGACCTGCTGGCCAAGTCGAAGCAGGGCCAGATCATCATTAACGCCGCCCGCGGCGGGCTTGTCGACGAGCAGGCGCTTGCCGACGCCATCGTCTCCGGCCGCATCCGCGGCGCCGGCTTCGACGTCTACGCCTCCGAGCCGTGCACCGACTCGCCGCTGTTCGGCCTGGACCAGGTGGTGGTCACCCCGCACCTGGGCGCATCCACCGAGGAGGCCCAGGACCGCGCCGGCACCGACGTCGCCGATTCCGTGCTCAAGGCGTTGCGCGGCGAGTTCGTCGCCGACGCCGTCAACATCACCGGCGGCCGCGTCGGCGAGGAGGTCGCCTCCTGGCTCGACCTGTCGCGCAAGCTGGGCCTTCTCGCTGGCAAGCTTCTCGACGCCGCCCCGGTCTCCCTGCACGTCACCTCTCGCGGCGAGCTGTCCACCGAGGACGTCGACACGCTCGGCCTGTCCGCCGTGCGCGGGCTGTTCTCCGGTATCGTCTCTGAGCCGGTGACCTTCGTGAACGCCCCGACGATCGCGGAGTCGCGCGGTCTGGAGTACACCGTGGACACCGCGAGTGAGGCCCGCAGCCACCGCAGCGCGCTCGAGGTGCAGGTCGCCTCGGCCTCCGGCGAGGTCGCGACCGTCACCGGCGCGCTGACCGGTCTGGAGCGCGTGGAGAAGATCGTCAACATCAACGGCCGCGGCGTGGACATGCGCGCCGAGGGCCGCAACCTGTTCCTGCGCTACACCGACGCCCCGGGCGCGCTGGGCAAGGTGGGCAGCACCCTGGGCGAGGCCGGCATCAACATCGAGGCCGCCGCCCTGACCCAGGCCGCGAAGGGCGATGGCGCCGTGCTCATCCTGCGCGTGGAGCGCGAGGTGCCGGAGGAGCTCGAGGCGGCTATCGCATCCTCCATCGACGCAAGCTCCATCCAGATCGACCTGAGCTAG
- a CDS encoding DUF262 domain-containing protein has product MGFTTPSYSLSDLFARVHRGELQLPDFQREYIWDVDRVRTLVTSVLRGYPIGSLLALDTRNVAPRFKSRPLDGAPQAQVQPGLLLLDGQQRLTSLFHAFSGDGVVPTVDFLGNRISRRFFVDIRRAVSAQPLPVEAVFAVDTNGDVRSHFGPAISGGLNTREGMLEHGVIPVSALLNDDANTLLIDLAAATEDPQMREAAAAFQSRVVSQLPAYDIPLVRIDRDTSLVGIGQIFAHANSAGVQMDVFELLTATFALQDPEFVVVEHWAGVEKQLREHPALDNIGRIEFLRAMSLLITGRHGPARGHRGDILSIDLEGYLAHADEVAAGFAAAAEFLAERRMLTTDQVPYTTQLVTLAVLLARLVDRPGVLDNEQSRDRLNRWFWSGVFGELYGAHSPIIRAGADVDEVTPWVMGETDTTPRTVEDARCTRARIVSAGPDSGVYRGLFALLMARDARDWRTGQAFECDTMERLEPTFELVFPRGVCDTRGVDPQFAESVVNRTPMGVRTRIFIEGNEPKRYLPRLQSKCLMEDAEFDAMLAAHEINPRTLFASDVDTFMRERLDRLATIIEHAMGKPVDES; this is encoded by the coding sequence ATGGGCTTTACCACGCCGAGCTACTCGCTGTCCGACCTTTTCGCACGCGTTCACCGCGGCGAGCTTCAGTTGCCCGATTTCCAGCGCGAATACATCTGGGACGTCGACCGCGTCCGCACCCTCGTCACCTCTGTCCTGCGCGGCTACCCGATCGGGTCGCTGCTCGCCCTCGACACCCGCAACGTCGCCCCGCGCTTCAAATCGCGCCCGCTCGACGGCGCCCCGCAAGCCCAGGTCCAGCCGGGGCTTTTGCTTCTCGACGGTCAGCAGCGCCTGACGTCTCTCTTCCACGCTTTCAGCGGCGACGGTGTCGTACCCACCGTCGACTTTCTAGGAAACCGCATCTCGAGGCGCTTCTTCGTTGACATCCGCCGCGCCGTCTCCGCGCAACCGCTGCCGGTGGAGGCCGTCTTCGCCGTGGATACTAACGGCGACGTCCGCTCCCACTTCGGCCCGGCGATTAGCGGCGGGCTCAACACCCGCGAGGGCATGCTCGAGCACGGCGTAATCCCTGTCTCGGCGCTGCTCAACGACGACGCCAACACCCTGCTGATTGATCTCGCGGCCGCCACGGAGGACCCGCAGATGCGCGAGGCCGCCGCGGCGTTCCAATCGCGCGTGGTCAGCCAGCTTCCCGCCTACGACATCCCCCTGGTGCGCATCGACCGCGACACCTCGCTCGTGGGCATCGGCCAGATCTTCGCCCACGCCAACTCGGCGGGCGTGCAGATGGACGTTTTCGAGCTTCTGACAGCAACGTTTGCGCTCCAGGACCCTGAGTTTGTTGTAGTGGAGCACTGGGCGGGCGTCGAAAAGCAATTGCGCGAACACCCAGCGCTGGACAACATCGGCCGAATTGAGTTTCTGCGCGCAATGTCGCTGTTGATTACCGGGCGGCACGGCCCCGCCCGCGGGCACCGCGGGGACATCCTCAGCATCGACCTCGAGGGCTACCTCGCCCACGCCGACGAGGTCGCTGCCGGTTTCGCGGCCGCGGCCGAGTTCCTCGCCGAGCGCAGGATGCTCACCACCGACCAGGTCCCGTACACCACGCAGCTGGTCACCCTCGCCGTCCTGCTCGCGCGGCTGGTGGATCGCCCCGGGGTGCTAGACAACGAGCAGTCGCGCGACCGCCTCAACCGCTGGTTCTGGTCGGGCGTGTTCGGTGAACTTTACGGCGCGCATTCGCCCATCATCCGCGCCGGGGCGGATGTCGACGAAGTCACGCCCTGGGTGATGGGGGAGACAGACACCACCCCGCGCACCGTCGAGGACGCGCGCTGCACTCGCGCACGCATCGTCTCCGCGGGGCCCGATTCCGGCGTCTACCGCGGCCTGTTTGCGCTGCTCATGGCCCGCGACGCGCGTGATTGGCGCACCGGCCAAGCCTTCGAATGCGACACCATGGAGAGGCTCGAGCCCACCTTCGAACTGGTCTTTCCGCGCGGGGTGTGTGACACCCGCGGGGTCGATCCGCAGTTCGCGGAGTCGGTGGTCAACCGCACGCCGATGGGTGTGCGCACCCGCATTTTCATCGAGGGCAACGAGCCGAAGCGCTACCTGCCGAGGCTGCAGTCAAAGTGCCTGATGGAGGACGCCGAGTTCGACGCGATGCTCGCCGCCCACGAGATCAATCCGCGGACGCTGTTCGCGTCGGACGTCGATACGTTCATGCGCGAGCGCCTTGATCGCCTGGCCACGATCATCGAGCACGCGATGGGCAAGCCGGTGGACGAAAGCTAG
- a CDS encoding cation diffusion facilitator family transporter, which yields MSHTHEHSPAHAPRRALLTALAITTTVFFVEFVGGYLSGSMALMADSMHMLSDSAGLMIAVIGTLISQRASTAVATYGFARAEVLTALVNAVSVIAVTVWIVVEALSRLRDPAPIHTRTMMLVALIGLVANAASAVVLHRHKEGSINVRGAFLHVIVDLLGSVAVLAAGAVIALTGFTPADAIASLLIAVLVVPRAWQLLLQSLRVLLEQAPRGFATQRIEPTLRSIDGVIDVHDVHVWSLGGSDVVVTAHLVAHEDAPRGPLLDAAQQRLTDLGVDHPTIQVELPGHTDHERACGASLGR from the coding sequence ATGAGCCACACACACGAGCATTCGCCAGCACACGCGCCGCGTCGCGCTCTTCTGACGGCGCTCGCGATCACCACGACAGTGTTCTTTGTTGAGTTCGTCGGTGGCTACCTCTCCGGCTCCATGGCTCTGATGGCGGATTCGATGCACATGCTCTCGGATTCGGCGGGCCTGATGATCGCGGTCATCGGCACACTGATCAGCCAGCGCGCCTCCACCGCCGTGGCCACGTACGGCTTCGCCCGCGCCGAGGTTCTCACAGCGCTCGTCAACGCGGTCTCCGTCATCGCCGTGACGGTGTGGATCGTCGTCGAGGCGCTGTCGCGATTGCGCGACCCAGCCCCGATTCACACGCGCACGATGATGCTCGTCGCACTGATCGGCCTCGTCGCCAACGCCGCCTCAGCCGTCGTCCTGCACCGCCACAAAGAGGGATCGATCAACGTCCGCGGCGCCTTCCTGCACGTCATCGTCGACCTGCTCGGCTCCGTCGCAGTCCTCGCAGCAGGCGCCGTGATCGCGCTCACCGGGTTCACCCCGGCCGATGCGATCGCCTCGCTACTCATCGCCGTGCTTGTTGTGCCGCGCGCCTGGCAGCTGCTCCTCCAATCGCTACGCGTCCTTTTGGAACAAGCCCCGCGCGGCTTCGCGACGCAGCGCATCGAGCCCACCCTGCGAAGCATCGACGGCGTCATTGATGTCCACGACGTTCACGTCTGGTCCCTCGGCGGCTCCGACGTCGTGGTCACGGCCCACCTCGTCGCGCACGAAGACGCGCCCCGCGGCCCGCTTCTCGACGCCGCCCAGCAGCGCCTCACCGACCTCGGCGTCGACCACCCGACAATCCAGGTGGAGCTGCCAGGCCACACCGATCACGAGCGCGCGTGCGGCGCCTCGCTTGGCAGGTAG
- the ilvC gene encoding ketol-acid reductoisomerase, producing MAIEVFYDKDADLSLIQGKKVAVIGYGSQGHAHAQNLRESGVEVVIGLRDGSKSAEKAKEAGFEVKSNAEAAKWADVIMLLAPDTSQAEIFKNDIEPNLNDGDALFFGHGLNIHFKLIEPADNITVAMVAPKGPGHLVRRTFADGKGVPALIAVEQDPSGIGQALALSYAAAIGGARAGVIPTTFEAETVTDLFGEQAVLCGGLEQLIMNGFDVLTEAGYEPEMAYFECLHEIKLIVDLIYEGGIANMNYSVSDTAEFGGYLSGPRVVDEGSKERMRDVLKDIQSGEFTRRLVANVENGNTELEGLREKVSQHPIEKTGAELRDMMSWVKNPLTDTAQ from the coding sequence ATGGCAATCGAAGTCTTCTACGACAAGGACGCCGACCTCTCGCTCATCCAGGGCAAGAAGGTCGCCGTGATCGGCTACGGCTCGCAGGGGCACGCTCACGCTCAGAACCTCCGCGAGTCCGGTGTGGAGGTCGTTATCGGCCTGCGCGACGGCTCTAAGTCCGCCGAGAAAGCGAAGGAGGCTGGCTTCGAGGTCAAGTCCAATGCCGAGGCAGCCAAGTGGGCTGACGTGATCATGCTTCTCGCCCCGGACACCTCCCAGGCTGAGATCTTCAAGAACGACATCGAGCCGAACCTTAACGACGGAGACGCACTGTTCTTCGGCCACGGCCTGAACATCCACTTCAAGCTCATCGAGCCGGCCGACAACATCACCGTCGCCATGGTCGCTCCGAAGGGCCCGGGCCACCTGGTTCGCCGCACCTTCGCCGACGGCAAGGGCGTCCCCGCCCTGATCGCCGTCGAGCAGGACCCGTCCGGCATCGGCCAGGCACTCGCCCTGTCCTACGCGGCAGCAATCGGTGGCGCGCGCGCTGGCGTCATCCCGACCACCTTCGAGGCTGAGACCGTCACCGACCTCTTCGGCGAGCAGGCTGTTCTCTGCGGCGGCCTCGAGCAGCTCATCATGAACGGCTTCGACGTCCTCACCGAGGCTGGCTACGAGCCTGAGATGGCTTACTTCGAGTGCCTCCACGAGATCAAGCTCATCGTCGACCTCATCTACGAAGGCGGCATTGCCAACATGAACTACTCGGTGTCCGACACCGCTGAGTTCGGCGGCTACCTCTCCGGCCCGCGCGTCGTCGACGAAGGCTCGAAGGAGCGCATGCGCGACGTTCTCAAGGACATCCAGTCCGGCGAGTTCACCCGCCGCCTCGTCGCCAACGTCGAGAACGGCAACACCGAGCTCGAGGGCCTGCGCGAGAAGGTCTCCCAGCACCCGATCGAGAAGACCGGTGCCGAGCTGCGCGACATGATGAGCTGGGTCAAGAACCCGCTCACCGACACCGCTCAGTAA
- the ilvN gene encoding acetolactate synthase small subunit, with protein MNKDETNRHILSVLVLDLDGIITRVTALFTRRGYNLVSLVSANTETEGVNRLTIVVDASEYHIEQITKQLHKLIQVLKVTRLDDANTIARSLLLVKVNADNSNRPQVVDAANIFRARVVDVAPESVVIEATGTPSKLRAFLDVMETFGIRELVSSGQVALNRGPKAMGTSK; from the coding sequence ATGAACAAAGATGAGACAAACCGCCACATCCTCTCCGTCCTCGTCCTTGACCTCGACGGCATCATCACCCGCGTCACGGCCCTGTTCACCCGCCGCGGCTACAACCTGGTCTCCCTGGTCTCCGCCAACACGGAGACCGAGGGTGTCAACCGGCTAACCATCGTCGTCGACGCCAGCGAGTACCACATCGAGCAGATCACCAAGCAGCTTCACAAGCTCATCCAGGTGCTCAAGGTCACGCGGCTTGACGACGCCAACACCATCGCGCGATCCCTCCTTTTGGTGAAAGTCAACGCCGACAACTCGAACCGCCCGCAGGTTGTCGATGCGGCGAACATCTTCCGCGCTCGCGTCGTCGACGTGGCCCCGGAGTCCGTCGTGATTGAGGCGACGGGCACGCCCTCGAAGCTCCGCGCGTTCTTGGACGTGATGGAGACCTTCGGGATCCGCGAGCTGGTCAGCTCGGGGCAGGTCGCGCTCAACCGCGGCCCGAAGGCAATGGGCACCTCGAAGTAG